Proteins from a genomic interval of Arachis hypogaea cultivar Tifrunner chromosome 10, arahy.Tifrunner.gnm2.J5K5, whole genome shotgun sequence:
- the LOC112714314 gene encoding mannosyl-oligosaccharide 1,2-alpha-mannosidase MNS3 isoform X1, giving the protein MSNSLPYSKKDVDYDNAKFRHRSFSKVITQSFLTSNRKRDCFSCSTGKFLLLLLIFGVAYLMLTHTSPGDVVSKDQTIGNRNSEGISITNGAGRLKKLWRRAPRLPPRLPPDAKGTNNGIGHATENRDARSMWITRKQKVKDAFIHAWSGYKKYAMGHDELMPLSHHGTDGLGGLGATVVDALDTAMIMGIDEVVAEAGTWIEENLSDRISKKGQVNLFETTIRVLGGLLSAYHLSGGEKGMNITHAGPKPAVYLETAKNLADRLLSAFTASPTAIPFSDVILHDSSGHAAPGGLSSTAEVSTLQLEFNYLSSVSGDQKYSLAAMKVMDHIKTLSKTEGLVPIYISPHSGQFSGENYRLGSRGDSYYEYLLKVWLQSGASRDSNTSYLYDMYKEAMNGVRHLLVRKTIPNGLVFIGELPYGLNGDFSPKMDHLVCFLSGTLALGATKGLTREQAMKNNMLNFEDLENMKLAEDLAKTCFEMYAVTSTGLAPEIAYFHTEEYSEQDLDGGNKSSEYVNDIIIKPADRHNLLRPETVESLFVLYRITEDPKYREWGWQIFEAFEKYTKVDTGGYCSLDDVTSIPPHKRDKMETFFLGETLKYLYLLFADSSLIPLDKFVFNTEAHPIPIKLKS; this is encoded by the exons CTTCTGTTACTGATCTTTGGTGTAGCATATCTTATGCTGACACATACAAGTCCTGGTGACGTAGTTTCTAAGGATCAAACAATAGGAAATAGAAACAGTGAAGGTATCAGTATTACTAATGGTGCTGGTAGATTGAAGAAGTTATGGAGACGGGCTCCAAGGCTTCCTCCTCGGTTACCACCTGATGCTAAAGGGACTAATAATGGTATTGGTCATGCAACTGAAAATCGAGATGCCAGATCAATGTGGATTACcaggaaacaaaaggtcaaagaTGCTTTTATTCATGCTTGGTCTGGCTACAAAAAATATGCAATGGGTCACGATGAACTTATGCCACTGAGCCACCATGGAACTGATGGATTAGGGGGATTAGGTGCTACAGTAGTGGATGCTCTTGATACAGCTATGATAATGGGCATTGATGAAGTTGTTGCTGAAGCAGGAACCTGGATTGAAGAAAACCTTTCTGATAGAATTAGCAAAAAGGGCCAAGTAAATTTATTTGAAACCACAATACGGGTTCTGGGTGGCCTATTAAGTGCATACCATCTAAGTGGTGGGGAAAAGGGAATGAACATAACTCATGCAGGACCTAAACCTGCTGTTTATCTAGAAACTGCTAAGAATTTGGCTGACCGTCTGCTATCTGCTTTTACAGCCAGTCCAACAGCAATTCCATTTAGTGATGTTATTTTGCATGACTCATCAGGCCATGCAGCTCCTGGTGGATTGAGTAGCACAGCAGAAGTTTCCACTTTACAGCTTGAGTTTAATTATCTCAGTTCTGTATCTGGTGATCAGAAATATAGTTTGGCGGCAATGAAAGTCATGGATCACATAAAGACTCTTTCAAAGACTGAAGGACTAGTTCCCATCTACATTAG CCCACATTCTGGTCAATTCAGTGGAGAAAATTACAGATTGGGATCCCGTGGTGACAGTTACTATGAGTACTTACTTAAAGTTTGGCTTCAGAGTGGAGCTAGCAGAGATAGTAATACATCGTATCTATATGATATGTATAAGGAAGCAATGAACGGCGTTAgacatcttcttgttcggaaaacAATTCCAAATGGATTAGTTTTTATTGGCGAATTGCCGTATGGATTAAATGGTGATTTCAGCCCAAAAATGGATCATCTG GTGTGTTTCTTATCTGGTACTCTTGCACTGGGTGCCACCAAAGGCCTCACAAGAGAACAAGCAATGAAAAACAACATGCTTAACTTTGAAGATCTGGAGAATATGAAGCTTGCAGAAGATCTGGCTAAAACATGCTTTGAGATGTATGCAGTAACTTCTACTGGTCTGGCTCCTGAAATTGCTTACTTTCATACTGAG GAGTATTCTGAACAAGATCTTGATGGAGGGAATAAGAGCTCAGAATACGTGAATGACATTATAATAAAACCTGCTGATCGTCATaatctcttgagacctgagactgTGGAGTCATTGTTTGTTTTATACCGCATTACTGAAGATCCAAA ATACCGCGAATGGGGTTGGCAAATCTTTGAAGCTTTTGAGAAATACACAAAGGTCGATACTGGTGGTTATTGTTCTCTGGATGACGTAACTAGTATTCCTCCGCATAAAAGAGACAAAATGGAGACTTTCTTTCTAGGAGAAACACTCAAGTACTTATACTTGCTTTTTGCGGACAGCTCTCTCATTCCACTGGATAAGTTCGTCTTTAACACGGAGGCGCATCCTATACCGATCAAGTTGAAGAGTTAA
- the LOC112714313 gene encoding potassium channel KAT3 has protein sequence MSLSCAKNFFQRFWMDEFQMPSLSHSSFLNNDLLPSLGARINQETRLRKYIVSPFNPRYRAWEMLLVVLVVYSAWICPFEFAFLTYKQDTLFIIDNIVNGFFAVDIILTFFVAYLDSHSYLLVDDPKKIAIRYISTWFAFDVCSTAPFQPITLLFTNHSSEIGFKVLNMLRLWRLRRVSSLFARLEKDIRFNYFWTRCTKLIAVTLFAVHCAGCFNYLIADKYPDSKRTWIGATYPDFKEESLWDRYVTAMYWSIVTLTTTGYGDLHAENTREMLFDIFYMLFNLGLTSYIIGNMTNLVVHWTSRTRNFRDTVRAATEFASRNHLPPRIQDQMLSHICLKFKTEALKQQETLNDLPRAIRSSIAHHLFFPVVQRVYLFKGVSHDFLFQLVSEMEAEYFPPGEDVVLQTESSTDLYVLVSGAVDLVQYVDGQEQLFRKVFAVDTFGEIGALYHVPQPFTVRTTELSQILRLNRTSLTNVLHANPRDAQIITDNLFMRSKGHQEPGLEYPSADPRLFLQKLLHGGNKRGRFSRTCTDSEANLQDDQHSISAEDGKRDDQDMVEILLERDANANTPKVPVQQLKSKSISDQIVTCEKEMKSSGEYRIQVVEPEILNLDRNDSTMNKRKDASGFMKKRVTIHLLSGCKTNPQGQYGKLIILPESLEELLNIAGEKFGGLKPTKVINEKNAEIDDTNVIRDGDHLFFLCSDSENLTL, from the exons ATGTCGCTTTCCTGTGCCAAGAACTTCTTCCAGAGGTTCTGGATGGATGAATTCCAAATGCCAAGTCTCTCACACAGCAGCTTCTTGAACAATGACCTCTTACCATCTCTTGGAGCAAGAATAAACCAGGAAACTCGCCTTCGAAAATACATAGTTTCGCCTTTCAACCCACGTTATAG GGCTTGGGAGATGTTACTGGTTGTTCTAGTGGTTTACTCAGCCTGGATTTGTCCCTTTGAGTTCGCTTTTCTGACTTACAAGCAAGACACGCTATTCATCATAGATAACATAGTGAATGGCTTCTTCGCAGTTGACATCATCCTCACATTCTTCGTGGCATACTTAGACAGCCACTCATATCTTCTGGTTGATGATCCAAAGAAAATTGCAATCAGGTACATATCTACCTGGTTTGCCTTTGATGTATGCTCCACAGCACCCTTCCAGCCAATCACCCTCCTCTTCACAAACCACAGCAGTGAGATTGGTTTCAAAGTCCTTAACATGCTTCGATTATGGAGGCTCAGACGAGTCAGCTCTCTTTTTGCCAG ACTCGAAAAGGACATTCGCTTCAACTACTTCTGGACAAGGTGCACAAAGCTTATTGCT GTAACATTGTTTGCAGTCCATTGTGCCGGCTGCTTCAACTATCTGATTGCAGATAAGTACCCGGATTCAAAGAGAACCTGGATTGGCGCCACGTACCCGGATTTCAAAGAAGAAAGCCTCTGGGACAGATATGTGACTGCAATGTACTGGTCCATTGTCACTCTTACAACCACCGGCTATGGAGATTTGCATGCAGAGAACACCAGAGAGATGCTGTTTGATATCTTCTACATGCTCTTCAACTTGGGTTTAAcatcatacatcattggaaacaTGACCAACCTAGTTGTTCACTGGACCAGCCGCACCAGAAACTTT AGAGATACAGTGAGAGCAGCCACTGAATTCGCTTCCAGAAACCATCTTCCACCACGGATACAGGATCAGATGTTGTCACACATATGCTTGAAGTTCAAGACAGAAGCATTGAAGCAGCAAGAAACTCTGAATGATCTGCCAAGGGCGATTCGTTCAAGCATTGCACACCATCTGTTCTTTCCAGTTGTGCAAAGGGTCTACCTCTTCAAAGGAGTCTCCCATGACTTCCTTTTCCAACTG gtTTCAGAAATGGAAGCCGAGTATTTCCCACCCGGGGAAGATGTGGTACTGCAAACCGAGTCGTCTACAGACTTGTACGTTCTGGTTTCAGGGGCAGTG GATCTTGTTCAATACGTGGATGGCCAAGAACAA CTCTTTAGAAAAGTATTTGCAGTAGATACGTTTGGTGAGATTGGTGCGTTATATCATGTACCTCAGCCTTTCACAGTTCGGaccacagagctttctcaaattCTAAGACTCAACAGAACATCACTCACCAATGTTTTGCATGCAAATCCCAGAGATGCACAGATCATAACAGATAACCTCTTCATG AGGTCAAAGGGGCATCAAGAGCCAGGCTTGGAATATCCGAGTGCGGATCCTAGATTGTTTCTTCAGAAACTGCTTCACGGAGGCAACAAAAGAGGCAGATTTTCCCGCACATGTACGGATTCTGAGGCCAATTTGCAGGATGATCAGCATTCAATCAGTGCTGAAGATGGAAAAAGAgatgatcaagacatggttgaaattcTGCTTGAGAGAGACGCAAATGCAAATACCCCAAAAGTTCCAGTGCAACAGCTCAAAAGCAAGAGCATCTCTGACCAAATAGTGACTTGTGAAAAGGAGATGAAATCTTCAGGAGAATATAGAATACAGGTTGTGGAGCCAGAAATACTTAACCTTGATAGGAATGACTCAACCATGAACAAAAGAAAAGATGCTTCTGGGTTCATGAAGAAGAGAGTCACAATCCACTTGCTAAGCGGGTGCAAAACTAACCCACAGGGACAGTACGGAAAGTTGATCATCCTTCCTGAATCATTGGAAGAGCTGCTCAACATTGCTG GTGAAAAATTTGGAGGCTTGAAACCTACAAAAGTAATTAATGAAAAGAATGCAGAGATAGACGACACAAACGTCATTAGAGATGGGGATCATCTCTTCTTTCTTTGTAGTGATAGTGAAAATTTGACATTATGA
- the LOC112714314 gene encoding mannosyl-oligosaccharide 1,2-alpha-mannosidase MNS3 isoform X2: MLTHTSPGDVVSKDQTIGNRNSEGISITNGAGRLKKLWRRAPRLPPRLPPDAKGTNNGIGHATENRDARSMWITRKQKVKDAFIHAWSGYKKYAMGHDELMPLSHHGTDGLGGLGATVVDALDTAMIMGIDEVVAEAGTWIEENLSDRISKKGQVNLFETTIRVLGGLLSAYHLSGGEKGMNITHAGPKPAVYLETAKNLADRLLSAFTASPTAIPFSDVILHDSSGHAAPGGLSSTAEVSTLQLEFNYLSSVSGDQKYSLAAMKVMDHIKTLSKTEGLVPIYISPHSGQFSGENYRLGSRGDSYYEYLLKVWLQSGASRDSNTSYLYDMYKEAMNGVRHLLVRKTIPNGLVFIGELPYGLNGDFSPKMDHLVCFLSGTLALGATKGLTREQAMKNNMLNFEDLENMKLAEDLAKTCFEMYAVTSTGLAPEIAYFHTEEYSEQDLDGGNKSSEYVNDIIIKPADRHNLLRPETVESLFVLYRITEDPKYREWGWQIFEAFEKYTKVDTGGYCSLDDVTSIPPHKRDKMETFFLGETLKYLYLLFADSSLIPLDKFVFNTEAHPIPIKLKS; the protein is encoded by the exons ATGCTGACACATACAAGTCCTGGTGACGTAGTTTCTAAGGATCAAACAATAGGAAATAGAAACAGTGAAGGTATCAGTATTACTAATGGTGCTGGTAGATTGAAGAAGTTATGGAGACGGGCTCCAAGGCTTCCTCCTCGGTTACCACCTGATGCTAAAGGGACTAATAATGGTATTGGTCATGCAACTGAAAATCGAGATGCCAGATCAATGTGGATTACcaggaaacaaaaggtcaaagaTGCTTTTATTCATGCTTGGTCTGGCTACAAAAAATATGCAATGGGTCACGATGAACTTATGCCACTGAGCCACCATGGAACTGATGGATTAGGGGGATTAGGTGCTACAGTAGTGGATGCTCTTGATACAGCTATGATAATGGGCATTGATGAAGTTGTTGCTGAAGCAGGAACCTGGATTGAAGAAAACCTTTCTGATAGAATTAGCAAAAAGGGCCAAGTAAATTTATTTGAAACCACAATACGGGTTCTGGGTGGCCTATTAAGTGCATACCATCTAAGTGGTGGGGAAAAGGGAATGAACATAACTCATGCAGGACCTAAACCTGCTGTTTATCTAGAAACTGCTAAGAATTTGGCTGACCGTCTGCTATCTGCTTTTACAGCCAGTCCAACAGCAATTCCATTTAGTGATGTTATTTTGCATGACTCATCAGGCCATGCAGCTCCTGGTGGATTGAGTAGCACAGCAGAAGTTTCCACTTTACAGCTTGAGTTTAATTATCTCAGTTCTGTATCTGGTGATCAGAAATATAGTTTGGCGGCAATGAAAGTCATGGATCACATAAAGACTCTTTCAAAGACTGAAGGACTAGTTCCCATCTACATTAG CCCACATTCTGGTCAATTCAGTGGAGAAAATTACAGATTGGGATCCCGTGGTGACAGTTACTATGAGTACTTACTTAAAGTTTGGCTTCAGAGTGGAGCTAGCAGAGATAGTAATACATCGTATCTATATGATATGTATAAGGAAGCAATGAACGGCGTTAgacatcttcttgttcggaaaacAATTCCAAATGGATTAGTTTTTATTGGCGAATTGCCGTATGGATTAAATGGTGATTTCAGCCCAAAAATGGATCATCTG GTGTGTTTCTTATCTGGTACTCTTGCACTGGGTGCCACCAAAGGCCTCACAAGAGAACAAGCAATGAAAAACAACATGCTTAACTTTGAAGATCTGGAGAATATGAAGCTTGCAGAAGATCTGGCTAAAACATGCTTTGAGATGTATGCAGTAACTTCTACTGGTCTGGCTCCTGAAATTGCTTACTTTCATACTGAG GAGTATTCTGAACAAGATCTTGATGGAGGGAATAAGAGCTCAGAATACGTGAATGACATTATAATAAAACCTGCTGATCGTCATaatctcttgagacctgagactgTGGAGTCATTGTTTGTTTTATACCGCATTACTGAAGATCCAAA ATACCGCGAATGGGGTTGGCAAATCTTTGAAGCTTTTGAGAAATACACAAAGGTCGATACTGGTGGTTATTGTTCTCTGGATGACGTAACTAGTATTCCTCCGCATAAAAGAGACAAAATGGAGACTTTCTTTCTAGGAGAAACACTCAAGTACTTATACTTGCTTTTTGCGGACAGCTCTCTCATTCCACTGGATAAGTTCGTCTTTAACACGGAGGCGCATCCTATACCGATCAAGTTGAAGAGTTAA